From the Brassica napus cultivar Da-Ae chromosome A8, Da-Ae, whole genome shotgun sequence genome, one window contains:
- the LOC125577164 gene encoding uncharacterized protein LOC125577164 isoform X1 produces MSSTTIGEHIKLRRARHQTIRHSAADEDPPLTHVVPPISQPTRFCNSAMSSFLLLPTSSNEPAKKKQLGFPQAASFRGMNCTAAAAAHEVSVPSAIRSSADWDKKKKKKNKKKKKKKKGSYEDGSVRFLSEARDVDGSGGCVAVPDVWCGPGLGFSTDAVSVDPPRRNLPSSRRKIDVDKNSSNQTEVKGSSVLTRRFTNQESHSHAFMGSDSTFMTSSHVEPTLLSSRYHGHLRRPYPDDLTEMMMLRNGFVMGRTTDSLDHFHSLRLDVDNMSYEQLLELGDRIGYVNTGLKESEIRRCLRKINPSVSNTLADRKCSICQDEYERECQVGKLECGHSFHVQCVKQWLSRKNACPVCKKTAYVKP; encoded by the exons aTGTCGTCGACAACAATCGGCGAACACATCAAACTCCGACGAGCTAGGCACCAAACCATCCGCCACAGCGCCGCCGACGAGGATCCGCCGCTGACCCACGTCGTCCCTCCAATCTCCCAGCCCACTCGCTTCTGTAACTCCGCAATGTCCTCCTTCCTTCTCCTCCCCACTTCCTCCAACGAACCCGCAAAGAAGAAACAGCTCGGTTTCCCTCAAGCTGCGTCCTTTCGTGGGATGAACTGCAccgcagcagcagcagctcaCGAGGTTTCTGTTCCCTCCGCGATTCGCTCCTCCGCAGATTgggacaagaagaagaagaagaagaacaagaagaagaagaagaagaagaaaggaagctATGAAgatggttcggttcggttcttaaGCGAGGCTAGAGACGTCGATGGCAGCGGCGGCTGCGTCGCGGTTCCGGATGTTTGGTGCGGTCCGGGACTAGGATTCTCGACGGATGCAGTGTCGGTGGATCCTCCGAGAAGGAATCTCCCGTCGTCGCGTCGCAAAATTGACGTGGACAAGAACAGTTCGAACCAAACAGAGGTAAAG GGCTCTTCTGTTCTTACCAGGCGGTTTACCAATCAAGAATCTCATTCTCACGCTTTCATGGGCTCTGATTCGACGTTTATGACATCCTCTCACGTTGAACCAACCTTGCTCTCGAGTAGGTACCATGGCCATCTTCGGCGCCCTTACCCTGATGATCTTACCGAG ATGATGATGCTCAGGAATGGTTTTGTAATGGGAAGGACAACAGATTCGCTTGATCACTTCCACAGCTTGAGGCTTGACGTTGATAATATGTCATACGAG CAACTACTAGAGCTTGGTGATAGGATTGGTTATGTGAATACTGGACTAAAAGAGAGCGAGATACGTCGTTGTCTTCGGAAAATCAATCCATCCGTATCAAACACTCTTGCTGATAGAAAATGCAGCATCTGTCAG GATGAATATGAGAGAGAGTGTCAGGTTGGGAAATTGGAATGTGGACACAGCTTCCATGTCCAGTGCGTGAAGCAGTGGCTATCGAGGAAGAATGCTTGTCCTGTCTGTAAGAAGACAGCATACGTCAAGCCTTAA
- the LOC125577164 gene encoding uncharacterized protein LOC125577164 isoform X2, giving the protein MSSTTIGEHIKLRRARHQTIRHSAADEDPPLTHVVPPISQPTRFCNSAMSSFLLLPTSSNEPAKKKQLGFPQAASFRGMNCTAAAAAHEVSVPSAIRSSADWDKKKKKKNKKKKKKKKGSYEDGSVRFLSEARDVDGSGGCVAVPDVWCGPGLGFSTDAVSVDPPRRNLPSSRRKIDVDKNSSNQTEGSSVLTRRFTNQESHSHAFMGSDSTFMTSSHVEPTLLSSRYHGHLRRPYPDDLTEMMMLRNGFVMGRTTDSLDHFHSLRLDVDNMSYEQLLELGDRIGYVNTGLKESEIRRCLRKINPSVSNTLADRKCSICQDEYERECQVGKLECGHSFHVQCVKQWLSRKNACPVCKKTAYVKP; this is encoded by the exons aTGTCGTCGACAACAATCGGCGAACACATCAAACTCCGACGAGCTAGGCACCAAACCATCCGCCACAGCGCCGCCGACGAGGATCCGCCGCTGACCCACGTCGTCCCTCCAATCTCCCAGCCCACTCGCTTCTGTAACTCCGCAATGTCCTCCTTCCTTCTCCTCCCCACTTCCTCCAACGAACCCGCAAAGAAGAAACAGCTCGGTTTCCCTCAAGCTGCGTCCTTTCGTGGGATGAACTGCAccgcagcagcagcagctcaCGAGGTTTCTGTTCCCTCCGCGATTCGCTCCTCCGCAGATTgggacaagaagaagaagaagaagaacaagaagaagaagaagaagaagaaaggaagctATGAAgatggttcggttcggttcttaaGCGAGGCTAGAGACGTCGATGGCAGCGGCGGCTGCGTCGCGGTTCCGGATGTTTGGTGCGGTCCGGGACTAGGATTCTCGACGGATGCAGTGTCGGTGGATCCTCCGAGAAGGAATCTCCCGTCGTCGCGTCGCAAAATTGACGTGGACAAGAACAGTTCGAACCAAACAGAG GGCTCTTCTGTTCTTACCAGGCGGTTTACCAATCAAGAATCTCATTCTCACGCTTTCATGGGCTCTGATTCGACGTTTATGACATCCTCTCACGTTGAACCAACCTTGCTCTCGAGTAGGTACCATGGCCATCTTCGGCGCCCTTACCCTGATGATCTTACCGAG ATGATGATGCTCAGGAATGGTTTTGTAATGGGAAGGACAACAGATTCGCTTGATCACTTCCACAGCTTGAGGCTTGACGTTGATAATATGTCATACGAG CAACTACTAGAGCTTGGTGATAGGATTGGTTATGTGAATACTGGACTAAAAGAGAGCGAGATACGTCGTTGTCTTCGGAAAATCAATCCATCCGTATCAAACACTCTTGCTGATAGAAAATGCAGCATCTGTCAG GATGAATATGAGAGAGAGTGTCAGGTTGGGAAATTGGAATGTGGACACAGCTTCCATGTCCAGTGCGTGAAGCAGTGGCTATCGAGGAAGAATGCTTGTCCTGTCTGTAAGAAGACAGCATACGTCAAGCCTTAA
- the LOC106350202 gene encoding uncharacterized protein LOC106350202, protein MDLPEFPPRMFTLGEEPDAIRSISYHSDDTKLFKALCDCLTADEYEDLKASKLGVFIKFKELDFGWTSRLVHFMLSFQLDIKKKFELWSLVVSQPVRFSLIEFEYLTGLNCDYIKDLENPRCEVTTEMAAFWEKMGVDIDTGPSIDQITEAFYNCDEWSRDDRMRLGYLAIYAGYIEGKKFSSATSASLARLVMDLEKFENYPWGRVAFKVLMDSLKAKDLTQTGYTVDGFIQVLQVWAYYALPELGANYGSPVPNRPSPLLLAYKGGKRQRKFFKAAINKQTIVKNFVQKDFDEMFPKWDGDVDDPAADNIIKVMFNDPGWEWTMECWPVTGTRKVVKMEVIPVKNEVSPVKSESVVKEESSRPRKKARKGSSVSAEKPAAGSEGQQIEKTLKDISDAINLGFGTCLKELKLLADRIEAVEKKVGITNRGGSSDDRQLTTTSNPPKPVDEPGVSTKTSPKIAEKRVTRQCVRKSQD, encoded by the exons ATGGATTTACCAGAATTCCCGCCGAGGATGTTTACATTAGGAGAAGAGCCTGATGCAATCAGGAGCATTTCGTATCATTCTGATGACACGAAGTTGTTTAAAGCTCTATGTGATTGTCTCACAGCTGACGAATATGAGGATCTGAAGGCGTCGAAGTTAGGAGTGTTCATCAAATTCAAGGAGCTTGACTTTGGTTGGACTTCAAGGCTGGTACATTTTATGCTCTCTTTCCAGCTAGACATCAAGAAGAAGTTTGAGCTCTGGAGTCTTGTCGTTTCAcaacctgtgaggttttcactgatAGAGTTTGAATACCTCACTGGGCTGAACTGCGATTACATCAAGGACCTGGAAAATCCAAGGTGTGAGGTTACGACGGAGATGGCTGCTTTCTGGGAGAAGATGGGTGTTGATATCGATACTGGGCCAAGTATTGATCAGATAACAGAAGCATTTTACAACTGCGACGAgtggtctcgggatgatcgcaTGCGGCTGGGATACCTTGCCATCTACGCAGGGTACATCGAAGGGAAAAAGTTCTCATCCGCTACATCAGCTAGTcttgcaaggctagtgatggatttagaaaaatttgagaattatccatgggggagagtggcgtttaaggtgctgatggattCTCTGAAGGCAAAAGACTTGACGCAAACTGGTTACACTGTTGATGGGTTCATACAAGTGCTCCAAGTGTGGGCGTACTATGCTCTGCCAGAATTGGGTGCTAATTATGGGTCTCCCGTACCAAACAGACCGTCTCCACTGTTGCTGGCTTACAAGGGTGGCAAAAGACAACGCAAATTTTTTAAGGCTGCTATCAATAAACAG ACTATCGTGAAGAACTTCGTTCAGAAggattttgatgaaatgtttccaaaatgggacGGAGACGTAGATGACCCTGCCGCGGATAACATAATTAAAGTCATGTTTAATGATCCTGGATGGGAGTGGACCATGGAATGCTGGCCAGTCACCGGTACTCGCAAGGTTGTGAAGATGGAAGTGATTCCAGTGAAGAATGAAGTGAGTCCCGTGAAGTCAGAGAGTGTTGTGAAAGAAGAAAGTAgcagacctcggaagaaagctcgtaaagggTCTTCTGTTTCTGCTGAGAAACCTGCGGCGGGTAGTGAAGGTCAGCAGATTGAAAAGACCTTGAAGGACATATCTGATGCCATTAATCTTGGCTTTGGGACGTGTCTTAAGGAGCTCAAGTTACTGGCGGATAGGAttgaagctgtggagaagaaggtgggaATCACCAACAGAGGGGGTTCATCTGATGATCGTCAACTTACAACCACTTCAAATCCACCAAAACCTGTTGACGAACCCGGGGTTAGTACCAAAACCTCTCCCAAAATTGCAGAGAAGAGAGTCACTAGGCAATGTGTTAGGAAGAGTCAGGACTGA